In Thalassophryne amazonica chromosome 4, fThaAma1.1, whole genome shotgun sequence, a genomic segment contains:
- the ckmb gene encoding creatine kinase, muscle b, protein MTKNCHNDYKMKFSTDEEYPDLSKHNNHMAKALTKEIYDKLRGKSTPSGFTLDDVIQTGVDNPGHPFIMTVGCVAGDEECYEVFKDLLDPVISDRHGGYKPTDMHRTDLNFENLKGGDDLDPNYVLSSRVRTGRSIKGFTLPPHNSRGERRGIEKLSIEALSSLDGEFKGTYYPLEGMTDAEQEKLIADHFLFDKPVSPLLTCAGMARDWPDGRGIWHNDNKTFLVWVNEEDHLRVISMQKGGNMKEVFRRFCVGLQKIEEIFRKHNHGFMWNQHLGYILTCPSNLGTGLRGGVHVKLPKLSTHAKFEEILTRLRLQKRGTGGVDTASVGGIFDISNADRLGSSEVEQVQLVVDGVKLMIEMEKKLEKGESIDSMIPAQK, encoded by the exons ATGACGAAGAACTGCCACAACGACTACAAAATGAAGTTCTCCACAGATGAGGAGTACCCCGATTTGTCCAAGCACAACAACCACATGGCAAAG GCACTCACCAAGGAAATCTATGACAAGTTGAGGGGAAAGTCCACACCCAGTGGCTTCACCTTGGATGATGTCATCCAGACTGGTGTTGACAACCCCG GTCACCCTTTCATTATGACCGTGGGATGTGTTGCTGGTGATGAGGAGTGCTACGAAGTCTTCAAAGATCTGCTGGACCCCGTCATCTCCGACCGCCACGGTGGATACAAACCCACTGACATGCACCGTACTGACCTGAACTTCGAGAACCTGAAG GGTGGTGATGACTTGGACCCCAACTATGTGTTGTCCAGCCGTGTCCGTACTGGCCGCAGCATCAAGGGATTCACCctgcccccccacaacagccgTGGAGAGCGTAGAGGCATCGAGAAACTGTCCATTGAAG CCCTTTCCAGCTTGGATGGTGAGTTCAAGGGCACATACTATCCCTTGGAAGGCATGACCGATGCCGAGCAGGAGAAGCTGATTGCTGACCACTTCTTGTTTGACAAGCCTGTTTCCCCCCTGCTGACCTGTGCTGGTATGGCCCGCGACTGGCCGGACGGCAGGGGCATCTG GCACAACGACAACAAGACCTTCCTGGTCTGGGTGAACGAGGAGGACCATCTCCGTGTCATCTCCATGCAGAAGGGAGGCAACATGAAAGAGGTCTTCAGGCGCTTCTGCGTTGGCCTGCAGAAG ATTGAGGAGATCTTCAGGAAACACAACCACGGCTTCATGTGGAACCAGCATCTGGGCTACATCCTGACCTGCCCCTCCAACCTGGGAACCGGCCTGCGTGGTGGTGTGCACGTCAAGCTGCCCAAGCTCAGCACGCATGCCAAGTTTGAAGAGATCCTGACCAGGCTGCGTCTCCAGAAGCGTGGCACAG GCGGCGTGGACACAGCCTCCGTGGGCGGCATCTTTGACATCTCCAACGCTGACCGTCTGGGTTCCTCTGAGGTGGAACAGGTCCAGTTGGTGGTTGATGGCGTCAAGCTGATGATTGAGATGGAGAAGAAGCTTGAGAAGGGAGAGTCCATCGACAGCATGATCCCCGCCCAGAAGTAA